In Acidobacteriota bacterium, the sequence AGGCGCGATCGAATCAGGGTGCGCAGGGTTTGGGACAGCACCGCCGGCAAGCCGCGATCGACCAGCTTGCCGCGCACCATCACGCCTTCCTCGACCGCCTTGGCGGTGTCCACCGGCACGATCGGGTTGACCGCCAACAGCAGGTCGGCGCCGGCCTTGAGGGCGGTCGAAGCGTGCACCGTCTTGATCAGAACGCCGTCGACGTAGTGGCGGCCATCGATGGTCACCGGCTCGAAGAAGCCCGGCAGGGCCGAGCTCGCTTGCACCGCCGTCGAAATCGGGATGTGGTCCCAGCCGGGCTCACCGAAGCGCACGGCGCGACCCGAGTCGAGGTCCGCCGCGACGATGATCAAGGAGCGCTTGAGACTCCGGAAGTCGTTGCTGCGACCTTCGCGATCGAACACCTTCTCGAGGTAGTCGGCGATTCGCCGACTGTCGAAGACGCCCACCGGCAGGGCCCGCCCGAGGCGCAGTACCGGTTCGAGAAAGCTGAAGTTGTCGGGCTTGCGCAGGAAGTCCCACAGCCCGCCGGCGAACAGGCCGGGCACCATGGTGAGACGCCGGCGCAGCTCACCAAAGGCCGGAGCGAAGAAGTTCTCCGGCGCGAAGGGACCTTCGTCGGTGCCCTCCGAAGCCACGACGCGGCAAAGGTGGCGCAGCGTGATGCCGTTCGCCAGACAGGCGCCGACGAAGGCGCCGGCGCTCACCCCAACGTAGATGTCGAGGTCATTGAAGTCGAGGCCCTCGAGGGATTCCTCGAGGGCGCGGAGGGCGCCGATCTCATAGAGGGCGCCCTCCGGTCCTCCGCCGGCCAGGGCGAGGCCGATTTTTACAGCTTGGCTCATCGATCTCGCGACCGGTCAGGCCTCAGGAGTCCGCATTCTTGGCGGCCGGCTTCGGCGCCGTCTTGGCGGTCGTCGAGCGCTTGGCAGGAGCCTTCGCCGGCGCCTTGGCGGCGGTTGTCTTGCGCGCCGTGGTCTTGGCGGCGGTGGTCTTCGCCGCCGTGGTCTTGGCAGCCGGCTTGCGGGCCGTCGCCTTGGCGGCGGTCTTGCGAGCAGCCGTCGCGGTCTTGGCAGCCGGCTTACGGGCCGTCGTGGTGCGTCGGCTGGCGGTGGTCTTGCGGGCCGCCGGCGACCGGCGAGCGGTCTTCGGTGCCGGCTCCTGACGCAGCGAGTCGACCTTCTTGGTCAGCTCTTCGACCCGATCCACCAGCGAGCGGATCTCATCGCGGGTCGGCACGCCGAAGCGGTGAAGAGCCTCGGTGAAGGTGTTCTCGACGGAATCCCCCACCTTGTCGACGCCCTCTTCGACCTTGTCCTTAGCCTTGCCGAGCTCCTCTTCGA encodes:
- a CDS encoding patatin-like phospholipase family protein — its product is MSQAVKIGLALAGGGPEGALYEIGALRALEESLEGLDFNDLDIYVGVSAGAFVGACLANGITLRHLCRVVASEGTDEGPFAPENFFAPAFGELRRRLTMVPGLFAGGLWDFLRKPDNFSFLEPVLRLGRALPVGVFDSRRIADYLEKVFDREGRSNDFRSLKRSLIIVAADLDSGRAVRFGEPGWDHIPISTAVQASSALPGFFEPVTIDGRHYVDGVLIKTVHASTALKAGADLLLAVNPIVPVDTAKAVEEGVMVRGKLVDRGLPAVLSQTLRTLIRSRLEAGIQKYATKYADSEIQLFEPRRDDFRMFFTNIFSFSDRRAVCEHAYQRTREHLLSRQDEIAAALEPFGVGLRRDLLREERSLWDGIEVSDDLSGRLHSTLDRLQSALDSLQSRS
- a CDS encoding phasin family protein, translated to MGKDKKSKKAKKAKKQKQQEVLDSAHRVWLAGLGALSTVEEQGSKMFQALVDKGRSIEDLGRETVGKAKGKVEEELGKAKDKVEEELGKAKDKVEEGVDKVGDSVENTFTEALHRFGVPTRDEIRSLVDRVEELTKKVDSLRQEPAPKTARRSPAARKTTASRRTTTARKPAAKTATAARKTAAKATARKPAAKTTAAKTTAAKTTARKTTAAKAPAKAPAKRSTTAKTAPKPAAKNADS